The Candidatus Moraniibacteriota bacterium DNA segment CTACTTTCCTCGAGCGTTTGAAGAAAGTACGTGGTTTCAAATCTATTCATCAGAAGAAATGTCTCGTGAAATTGTTTCAATTGGAACAGGCATTTTCTGACGGAGAAACCGTTTCTCTCGCAACGCTTCTGGCCAAGAAATTGGTTCCGAAAACAGCCACAGCTCTTGGTGTAAAAATCGTCGCTACCGGTGAACTCAAAAAGAAACTCACCCTTGGTAAAGATGTGACTGCCTCTGTCAAAGCGCAGGCTTCTTTCAAAGATGTTGTGACCGAATAGACAAGATTTCTTTCTTTGAAAATATTCCTTTTTTAGGGTATACTGCCTCTTGTAGTCGCTGGTTTTATAAAGAAACTGATTTGTTCTGTCATGC contains these protein-coding regions:
- the rplO gene encoding 50S ribosomal protein L15 codes for the protein MQIHQLTVTKKKSRKRIGRGGKRGTTAGRGSNGQKSRSGASVDPLFEGGRSTFLERLKKVRGFKSIHQKKCLVKLFQLEQAFSDGETVSLATLLAKKLVPKTATALGVKIVATGELKKKLTLGKDVTASVKAQASFKDVVTE